The Triticum urartu cultivar G1812 chromosome 6, Tu2.1, whole genome shotgun sequence genome includes the window TAACACCAAAGCCTGTAAAAAGCAGCTATGTCTGTGTTGTATTTGCAAAGCACATACTGCTCAATGATTCAATATAACGGTTATGGCAAATCACTGCACTACCAGTTGCCGATAGATTGTTCTCCCAGTACAACTTTTGTGACAATATAGTGGTGAAAGGCTCTACTAAAGTCTACACTGATGGCTTAAGGCTCCAACCGAAGGTATTTCATTATGGTTAAAAAGCTCTATTTCAAAAATACTGATGTTAAAAATCTGTCAAAAAACGTACCTCCAGATAGAGTTCAACTAACTTATCAGTCATAGAAATAGGATTGCGGTCAAACAACTTTGGGAGATTTGATAATCTCTGAAGATAATCTTCGAGTTCTCCAGAGTACAGACTTTCAACAATTTCATAGTTTCTGGCAGTAAGTTCACTGAAGTCAAGTTTTCCTGACAAGTGTACTTCGATTGCAGTTTTCAAGAAAAGAAAGAGGCTGCGGTGATCAGAATGAAGCTCTGCCAATATTTGCTGGATCTCATCATGAAAATGATCAATGACCAAGACAAATGCACACTCCCTAAGAAAATGAAAGGATAGGAGAGAAATTGAGCACATTCGGTAGAAAGACAAGCCAGCAAGTGAAAATTTAAAGGGGAAGAATATTactagttaaaacattaattaaCAAGCTCACCTGCTTAGATTGACTAGCTCAGCAAAACGAGATATTACTGTGGAACGAAACGACAAAGCTTCATCACTTGCCAATTGAAGTAACTTTTTGTTGATGAAGATAAATGCATGGTATGGTTCCATTGTATCCTTCATGTAACTATCTAAAGCAGCCAAATTCTGATTTCTGGCTGTATATATCATGCCACAGGCCTGTATAGTAACAATACATTTACAGTCATAAGCTGAAAGATATTTTTGAGCAGCAGAGCTATATTATACAGGTGAACTTTCCAAAGGTAGTAGTGACAAACCTGATGAAAATGGGCATCTAAACAAAGATTCAACACATAATCAGAATTCCAGTCAGTTTGAGGAACCacgttgaagagctgaagaactTCTTTCTGAGGTGGCATCTTTTTATCATCATATGATGTAGTGGATGACGTGAGGTATTTAAGAATGTGCTTGAGAACTCTTTGAGATGCATTTGCCCTTTTATGGGAAACAAAAAAGGACACAAATTCAATTATATGACCGAAGTCATTCACTGAAGGCCAAAGTTCCGATTCTTCGGACTCAGCAGTACCCACAACAACGGAATGGATCGCCTCATTTTCTAAACCAACAATATGAATGATGGTGTCAACTACACTTTGTAACAAAATATTTTGACTATCTGGGCTTTGAATATCAGTATCTTCTTCATCCTTAGATACAGATGCATCAAGAGTACTAGAAGTAGATTCAAAATTCTCTTGTGCAAAAGCACACTTGACAACTTCCAAAGTAGCTTCCGTATCCATCCATAGTAGATAGCATATGTTTGGGCATTTTCCAGAAGAAGAACTAAAACCCTTAAATACTTCAGAAGTGAGCATTTTAGAGTCCTCGAGCATGAATCGCAGAAGTTCTTTTCTCACCGCATGAAGTTGGGCTCGGGGAATTCTtccatgccctgcaaaaatagaTCATGTGATAACATATCATGGAGTTGAATTGTCTTATAAGAGGATCCTATATAGCATTAGCATGTTCATATGTATTCCTAGTTCAGAACATAATCCTGTTGGAAGTATGCAGATGTTCCCGTGAAGAAGACACAACACCAGCACATTATAGTAAATCTGAACTTTCCAATTATAGAAAATCACAATTGAAGCACATAGTTTTACTAACACACTTTACAATCTACCAGATTCAAGGCCCACCAAAAGCCCAACAGCACAGGAAAAACAGTCTAAGGTCAACATTAAACTAGCATAGAACTTATGAAATAGTAAAAAAAAAATGCCGTGAATGGCTTACATTACTAACCTGGAGGAAATGCTAGGCCCTGGAAGCAATACTTCAGATAAACAAGCATTCTGTAGCTGTTAAAGTGAAAATATGGTAAGATACTGGCCTTCCGCATAGCACTAGTATTATATTCTAAAAGAAACAGCAATTGCATATACAAAACTAGGCCGCTAGAAGTATCAAACAGAATCAAGCAAGTCTAACCAAGCCCTTTGAAAGCATGGGATGTTTTTTTGCTTAGTATCAACATTTTTATTCACACTCGTGCATATCATAGAGAAATCTCAGGTGAAACATAAAGATGCATTTCAAATGAAGATTCATGTAAAATGCAATGATAAAGATTCATGTAAATTGCAATGATAACCAGGTAACTAATGCTAAGAAAATTATCAAATTCTGATTAATCAATTTACCAGAACAGATATTCAATCAGGAACTTCGGAATAACACAAGTATGCTCAAATCACATATCAATAACTTGAACATAACGTGTACTATTATCTCATCTATACGAGCAAAATGATTGATTATAAGCGAGTTTAATACAACTCTTACTGGCAGGAGTATGGCATACCAAGTAGAAGTAGCATCTTTTCGAGTAGCATTCTGGATGACAGATAGAAGTTCCTCCAGAGGTGTACGGAAATCATTCAACCCTTGGTTAAATAAATAAATTAGAGCACCATATAACCCATGCTCACGACATAGTCTGACTACCTGCATACAGAACAAGTAGAACAATATCGTGCGGATGCATCAAATTACAAAAACGGTACCAGAAGATACTGAAAAGGGTTTTTTCTTGGTCAATGAATGTAAACAATGACAATGAAACATGTCTGATAAAGCTCTACAAATGTGCCTCTTACACTACTGATGCATACCTGATTAAAATCCAGTGATGAAATATCCATATGAAGAATGCATTGCTCGACTCGCTGCAACCATCCTTTGCCACTATAATGCTCTACTAGAGCTTGCATGATCTACAAATCAAATTGGCATAAATGCATAATCATTTGCAAATTCATGTGCTAACACTAGAAAATCCTCAGTGGCACTCACCTCAGGGGGTAAAGAACCCAGCATATCTTTCAATATATATGGCTCTAGTACCTCCAGAAATATACCTGTTATTTATGTCATGTCAGCCTTTTCAAGTTATAGCAGTAATTTAATAACAGAAACATGTGCGTGCACAATCTTATCAGCAAACAGATCAATTGACATACGCAAAACATTTCTTATACTATACCACATGAAAATTAATATAAGATCCTCTAGAATATTCCTTTAAAGACTGGAATCTTCAAAAGTGCAAGTAAAATTATTCCAAATTAAATGGAGTCAGAGcaataaaagaaagaaaaaaatgcCTGGCTACGCAACTAGAGCCCATTAAAGCATCCATCAAAAGAGATTTACAGAATGCCTGCAACTTAGAACTGAAGCAGGAAAGTATCTTCCTTTGCGTTCTTGTAGAGAAAAAATTAGGAGGACCACAGGATGTATCAACGAATGATCTAAAGAAAGATGCACTAAACACGGAAGGGAGAATTTGCATCAACTTCAGGCATGAACAGAATAAACATCAGAGTTAAGCAAAATAAGAAGGTTGCTAGTTCTTATGAGTTAATTAGAACAAGCCTACCTCCACTTTGGGCAGCAACAAACTTAGAGAAGACTGTATCAAACAGGATGTCATTCCGCCCAATGTGAACACAAAACTCAACTGCAACCCCTCCTACACGAGCATATTGTTCTTCTCTCTGTGTCAGCAGGGATCTATCGGCGTCTATCAGGCCATCTGCTGCTCCCCCCTTTCCAGTATGATTTGACAATGCAATTGAAATATATTCAAAGACATAACCTATATATGACAGCAGCAACTCTACTAAATACGGCATTATGGCTCCCCTTATAGAATCAACTGTTCTCGGAAGATCAACAACACCCTGTGTGTGACCGTCATAAAGCTTCATCGCCATGTCCAGTGCACCCATCCAATCACCAGCCATTTTTAGTGCTTCAATCCGCTCTTTCCATGGAAGAAGTCGCGAAACTGTAAGAAAGCTTGGGCCAAGAATATATACTGTAGCACCTCTCACTGCTACTGAGTTGTTAAAATGCCTCTCAGGATTGCCAAACCTGTTAGAAAAATGTGTATGGTACAGTATGCTGTCATCGAAGACAAAACCATCAAGAATAAAGATAGTCCTGCGAAGCTCACTGCCATCTTTTGAGAACAAACAGAGCTGCCCTTTCAAGTTAAGGACAGCTAACATCTGAATGGAAAAAAAAAGTAATTTGATTTTAGAACTGGGAAAAAGACACAGACTAAATGAATAACCAAAAGGGGAGACTTTTGCATGCCTGATCATTTAACCAGGCAACGCCAACAGCGGCACTATCAAGCTTCCAGTCCTTATGTCTGATCATCTTCGATTTAACAAATTTTGCAACTTGTACTTGACGGTCCCATGCAAGCGCAAGCCAAGATACCCGCTCTTCATCTATAGTGTTGTCATTTTTAGCCCAAGAAACTAAAATTTACCAATATAAGGAACCACCAATCATTGTCAATGTCTAAGGAGGTCTAATCTTACCAATCAGCGATGAATCAGTGGAGGGCGATGTGTATTTCCATGCAGCATAAGCAATTGACCCTTCACGTGCTCCTTCTGGTCTAGAAAAGTTCTCAatatggtcaacatggtcaatgttGGTACGGAGTCTAACCTAACAGGAGAAAGACATAACAACATAAATCAGTACAAGAGTCACGGTAAGTTCACGAGATAACAGATAGTGAAAAAACTATAAAATGTTTCCATTATTAAATATATCATCCGTACCACAAGAGCGTGTTGATGCATAATGAACATGACTGTAACACCATCCTCCAATGGAGAAGaaccttcattgaaaaacttccATCCAGAATCTACTCCAACTACACCTCCCATCATGCTCCCAAGACCACCACTGGAGGAAGttggtaggttgccctgcgtagATGAGTTGCCAGAACCAAAGGATTCATCCGCTAGAAGAGGACAGGCTGAGAGCACGATTCCAGTGTTTCCATCAAAAAGGCGCTGGCAAAGTGTAGCTATGTTTTGTCAGAGCAGTAATATATTTAAAGGGGGATCAAGTGGATTAATATGTGTACAATGGAAGGAATGATGTTTTTTCATACCTGGGTTCCCTTAACAGTCAAGCGATTAATGACGGGGATAATAGAGAATGTGTGCAGAAGAACAAGCCCTTTTGAATCACCAGTGATGGCTTTAGATTGGCGGATAAAACAAACATGCACTACAGCTCCTGTATGTTCACCATATATAACTTTTGCTGCAGTAGCCTTCTGTACATCCCAAATTGTCATATGACCATCACCATATCCTACTAGCAGAAGATCCCCTTGTGGGTTAAAGCACATGGCAGTCACTGGTGATTGGGTTTTCTCACCTTGGTTCCAAAAGAACTGCATCTGAAATAATAAAAGCAATCTTTACAGACCGAAAAATCAAAGTGACATACAATTCCCAGGACATCAGAACCACTAATCTACAACAACTGTCCTCATTTCAAATCATAACCAGTATTAGGGTTTTATTATGTTCCACATTTGAGTTCATCCAACAAGATTTTTGAATAGCAAATGGCTACAGGCTTATAAGATTAGTAGCTATATGTGCAGCCACTGAATTATTATATGACTGGCAAACATTTGAAATGTGCAGTACACCCCAATCCAGGAGATTACTTTTCAAGTTCATGTACTATCTTGGAAAAATATTAATTTTCAGCGAGCAAGCAAGAGAAGAGAACACAAGGGTTAATTGTTCAGAGATTAATTGGTGAACTGTGGAACAAGAAGTTAAAAGTGCCTTGATGATTTGGGTGAGCAAAACATTAAAAAAAAACAGTTTCTTCTGGTTCCTTGTTTGTAAAAGAACATAGAGATGTATCATAATCATCTGAAACATCTGGATGCATCTAACTATTTCTACCATTTATGTATGGCATGGTAATCAATGTCACACAATCAATCAGCTTTTTAAATAGAAATTATGGCAAATCAATCAAAGTTGGCATGATTAGATTCTGGCACAAAGGAATAGTTGCTTTAAATGTATGAATATTTGAGTAAGGAGCCCTTGTCTTCTTTTGTTGCCATCAACTGCTAAAGACTATAAGTGGGCCCCACTATGAAGGATGTGGTACTGTTTGGCCTATTTTCCACAGCCTTGCCTTAGTGAACTTTGGACATAAGTGTGAGAACAGGGAATAGGCGACACAAAGAATTTAGTGTGTACATAAACCCCACATGGTCAACTTCTGGCAACACCATAAAGCACGCAAATCTGACAGGGTGATGCACAAGTCCTGCTGACAGTACCAATGTACAGCAACAGAtaagtattttttatatattattATGTGCTGCATGTAGTGTTTTCTTCTTTATTCCCTATTAAACAACCAGATGGATTACCGAAAATAACAAGCTCCAGTGTGTAGATTTATTCCAATGTGTTACTGTCACTGATGCATAGCATAGCAGCAACTGGAATTTCAGTCATGTTAATAGGGCTCAGATGACAAATGAGCCACTTGAGCAGATTCCTTGTGGGGACCTTATTCTACCTCTTGTTTCTGCTCCAAATCTAAGATTCTGTATGCTTTTGAAATTCTACCTAAATGCCATGTTTGTATTCAAGTCTCGCATACTAGGGCAGTAATGGGAACACCAGATGTTTGCACATCAAGTTCAATATCATTATTTGCAACACACTGAATCTGGATTGACTTAATTATACAAGATGTAAGTGCAACCCCGATCACAAGACTTATTTCAGAATAATGGTGCACAAATACAATGTATGGTCATCCCAGTAAAATTGGTATGACCACATCTTTTTTCCTCTCAAATTTCTCTTCAAGTCAAGGAAGGTGTGAAGTCCGGCAAACTGTAACACCAAGTGATGCCTACAACTCTTGCAAAATTGCGACCCCAAGTAGTGTCTATGACTCAGTGTTATCTAATGAATCATCTTCAAGTCTATACCACATAACCACATAATACTGAAACATCTTGAAGTCCAACATGTGAAGCATACCACTGAACCATATAGTGTATTGACCAAAACAAGCAATATGCACACCAGCACCAAGGAGGCAATGACTAACCTTTGCATCTGTATCATCAGCTTGATGGATGGAGTATTTGCTTGGGACAATGATAACAGATCCAGTGGACATGCCCATGGCAATATAGCTCCTATGTACTGCTAAGACCTGGGGAGAGCCATGGTCCTGTCTAAAAGACGGAGATGCCATGGCACGAGTTATTGGGTTGTCCACCTCAATCTGCATGTAACCAATAGCTGGTTGCCCCTTCCCAATCCCCTCCAGGTGCATGGGTTGCGCTGCTGCTCCCTCCTCCCAGTGCTGCCCAAATGAGGCCTGTCTCTTCTCAAGCTCCTCAGCCCGCTCCAATGGTTTCATCGGTAACTTCGGCCTTTTCTCCGCATTTTTTTCAGCCATCCTGCTGATCTCCAACCTCTCTTCGATCACCTTATCAATGATGCGCTCAGATTCCAGTTGCTCTTCCAAATCAGTGTCAGAACGTTCAACTTCCAGACCATCATCAGTCTTTTCCTCGGAAACTGACCCATCTTGATCCACAATCTCACTATATTCCGCTAAATTTCCATCACTAAGTTGTTCATCACTATTTTCTTCATCAACAAGCCCAATTTGATTCCCAACTTGATATGTTTCTGCCAAATTCTCGCCCCCAAGTTGCTCCTGCTCATTGGCATTCTCCACAGCAACGGAGTCGACATTGCCTAGGTCTAGCAATTCGGAGGGCTCGAAATTCTCTTCAGTCCCAACTTCCCCATGCTTGTCCTCTGCCAATTCTTCACCCGCACTCCCACCGACAGCTTCCTCGGTCACCCTAGCAACCACTTCCTCACTGACCTTCTCAGCTACTTCCTCTGCTTCGAAATTTCCAGCGGAAAGGATCCCCTCCGAGGCTTCGGAGCCGGAGCCGGAGCCCTCGTCAAGGAGCTTCTCGATGGGCGCGGAGGCGGTGCGCCGCGACTTAATTGCAGCGGCGTGCGGGGTGAGAACGGCGCGGGACGCGGCTGCCGCCGCGGCCAGGGCGGCGCCGGGCTTGGGGCTGGGGCGGACACCCCGGAAGAGCGAGGGGAGCGGCCTCGCCGAGGAGGTGGATGAGGAAGCAGCGTTGCTCGAAAAGGTTCTCGAGACGAGGGAGGAGAGCGTCGCCGACGGCGATGCGGATGTGGATCTCCCGGGCGAAGCGGAAGGCGATGGCAGAGGAGATGGGGGAGAAGGTTTAGGGGGCGGCGGTGGGGCTTTGATACGGGTTAGGGGTTTGAGGTTGGTGGCGGGCGTACGGGTTGGCTCGTCGTCGCCTTCGGAGTcggaggaggagaggaggagcaGCAGGTCGTCGACGGCGCGGCGGTGATCGGCGTCGGCGTCGGAGGCTGAGGAGGAGGCGGGAGACGACGGGAGGAAGGCGTCGAGGTCGAGCTCCTGAGCCGGTGGCCGCGGCGGTGGCGGGGTTGCCATCGCCGGCGACGATGACGGCATGGGGGAGATGGTCGCCGTCTCGCCGAGGTGCGGTGGTGCGGAGCTTGGGAGTTGGGATGCTTTCGGTTCCGATGTTGCTTCGGTTGTATCATCATCAGTCCGTCAGGTGCCAAGTAGGCCTACACGGGCCGAGACCATACGCATTGCGCGGGCTCGAAAGGCTCGTGTCCTAAGCCCAGATCACGTATCcacaaagaaaaaaaaggaaatgCTATCCGGAAACCTCAGATTTTTTACATTTCCCAGCGAACGCGTCAGCCACCCTTGGATGAGAGTGTGAATCTTAAAGCAGGGGATTGTTGCCACGCCAGAGAGGAAAACGTTCGCTGAGAATGGCTTATCCGCGAACAAGATGACATCATACATCCCATCTCATCTCTGTGTCAAATCCGAGAAAACTCCACATTTCAACCCCGAATTAACCAGTCGGTTCAATTTATTACCCTCATCTTCGAAAACGGTCACAATGCACCCTCAAGTTACCACATAGTTCAAAAGGTAACCTTTGACTCGGTTTTGGGAGTTGGCTACCTAGTCAGCTTTTGACTCGGTCAAAACAGGTTGACCATCTCAAAATGAAGTCAAGGGTTATTTTTTGAGCACTGTGGCAATTTGAGGGTGCAATTCAACCGATTTCAAAGATGAGGGTTATAAATCGAGGCTAGTTGAGGGTTGAAACGTGGACTTTTCAAGTCAAATCCCTACCCCATTTCCTCGTTGCGGCGCCGCGGAGGGAGAGCTGCTTGTCTTCATCCTCCGCGCTCGATTTGGGGCTCGCCACATTTCGCGCATAGTGCAGTCCTAGTTGCCCAAACGCGCACCCCCCTAGTTACCCGCATGCCCTTTTGTGCCTACCCATGCGCAGGGCAGGGTACGCCTAGTTTTTCCATTTCATCCTTTTAATACTattcttttatttcttttaggaaaaaattcaaaaaatattacacatttttaaaaaatattcacagATTATAAAAAGTATTAGTGAGTTTGAAAATTGTTCCTAATTTCAaacaaaaaatgttcatgaatttgaaaaaaaatctgaTTCTTTTAAAAGTATCCATGCTTCAGGAAATGGTTGTAAATTTAAAAACTTGTCCCCcaatttcaaaaattgttagtcgattcaaaaaatgttcacaaaatcATAAAAGATTCGCATATTTTAAAAATTGCTCTTAAACTTCTGAAAAATCTCATGAACTAGAAAAATGTTCTCGGGTTTCAAAAAAGTAGACAaaaaggtgcgctttgccgcgcCCAGCTATAACCATGTTCTCCATGTACATTTTATGTAGGTTTGGGTTATGCATTGTTGGTGATGGTGGATTTGAACGTTTGTCTATGTTTATCCGCAAGATCCTATTCATGGCCTATGTGTCCCCTTAGGTTATGAATATTTTGTGATGGGGGCAAATCATGTTCTCCGTCTGAGGCGGAAAACAATAGCCTAATCGCACATGCGAAGCATTCATGCGCATGACCATACATTTCGGTGACTTTTCACGTTAGCGCCACACACACATAGTTTTCTTTTGGCTCTCTGCCATTTCTGCCAATTTTCTTCTAGTTTaatctttttttattttataGTCTTATTTTCCACCTTTACAAAATACCTAAACATTTTTAATGTGTGGACATTTTTAAGCACATACAAATTAGACATGTAACGAATATCCATTTCTGAGCCCAGACTCATGTGTACCGATCAAGAAAAAATTCACagaaaatttgaaaaaatatccATTTTTGCATGGTAGATAATTTGGTGCATGAGGTGCGCTCCAAATTTTAAATTATTTGAACATATGAGTAGCTATTAGCAAAAAAAATTGAGTCCGGATAATATATGAAAAGAAAACTTTTTTACAGACCccgaatttgtcttttttgctgagagctaACCAGATGTCCAAATGATTTGAATTTTGGAGCGGACCTCACGCACAAAACTATCTACCATGCAAAACAaattggaattttttgaatttttctacTATTTGTCTTAAATTTGTTCTTCATTGCGGGTGCAGATGAGCCTGGACACAGAATCACTGCTCTCGACATGTGAACATTTTAGAAATGCATGGTCATCTTTTGAACACATAACCATTTTTAAAAACATATGAACATTTTTAATCGCACAAACATCTTTAACATATTAACATTTTTTtacatgaacattttctaaaagCACATGCATATTTTTTGTAAACATTCACATTTTTAAAACAAGATAAACAATCTTTTGAAGTATACACTTTACATGTCCTCTATAGCTCATGTGAGAGAAAAAATGTATGTACCATTTTTTAGCAATTGTGATAAATGAAAGAAAAAAATGGAAATAACCATGGGCGTATGTGGCCATATGTGCCCAACCCTTTCCCGTGTCCTATGCTGTTTGGTTGAAGCACTCGTGGCTCCCACTCAAAGAAAAAATCTGAAGTTGCTGTGTCCGAAGAAAAATAAACCAATTGAAGAAAACCATGCTCCTGGCTCTGAAAAACTTGGTTGACAAAATTATGTACCTGGCTAGTAAAAGACTGTTGAAAACCGCATTACAGCATAAAAAATATCTAACCAGTTTAAAAAGCCATGTTCCCAGCTCTTGGAAAACCTAGTTTAGATTTTTGAAATGCTCTTAGTGTTTTTAAATCATGGATTTAAAAAAAGTGTTCAGGGATTTTAAAAGATGTTCGTAAAATAAAAATATTTTGTTAATTTATAAAGGTTTTAATGAATTTTGAACAATATCTAAAAATTTGAAAAATATGAATGAATCAGAAAAAACATAAAAATTAAGGAATGCCAGAAAAAAACagataaaaaagagaaaagaaacaGTCAAAAGAACCAAAGGAGACTGTGCCGCGAAAATATAAACAAAATTGATGAAAACTATGCGCCACCCATTTTTTTCTATTGAAATGGAAGCTCGTGGGCTGGTCATTGATGAGACCGCACACAGCACGCTCAAAGGCAGCCAGCTCTACCACACAACCGGGGCCACATTGCGCACAATCTGACGTACAGGGTACACCACAGCAAGATGGCCCACTTGTCAACCACTGTAAATCTGCATGTGGCCTGAGCGATGGCCTAGGTAGCCACGGTTAAGTTGTAGAGGATGTTcacgatttttttaattattaatTTGCAAATTGTTATGGTATTTCAATAaacattagaattcaaaaattgtTTGCGATTTTTGAAAACTAGTGCAtgatttttaaaaatgttcacaaacTTGAGAAAATATTCCTCCGTTGCCGCATCAATCTCCACGAACATAGTTTTTTTGACCATGGTTGCTGATAAAGAAGCATGAAATAATAAATGAAAAGTATAAAATAAATAATAAGAGAAAGATGAAGGAAAAAGCAAATAATGCATGGCTGCCCCAAGAACCACCCTGGCCAAGGTCTCTTAGGGGAAAACCATGTAAGGCAAGAAACGAGAAAAAGGCTGAAAGGATCCTTCCAAACCAAAAGTAAAGGTAATAAGGGCATCTCGAATGTTGGCCTCCCAAACTAGACACCATGTCCAGTTGCGGATCGGTAGGGAGCAGTCCACTGACACTGATGTGGGAGCTGCCACCAAACCCTACCCGCATACATTCCAAATTAAAGTGTATTTTAACAAAACGGATGGTTCATGCAAACTGAATGATTTCAATATAAACTGAATGAAAACATTTACATTTCAGACATATTTCAACAAAACTATAGCGGACTAGAATAGGATATTCTAACCTAGTCTATTGCGGTCAAGGCAGAGCCCATTTCCCACGACATGTTTTCCCCATGTCCAACAGCAAGATCACCGGCCCGTCGTGAGCCTAGAGCTAAATGCTTTAGCGGGAGGGAAAGAATAGCCTCCCCTCCGCGAAGACCGAATAAGTGGTTAGTTTTTGGGCGGGAGAAGACGGTCGCGGTACCTATGCCCCCGCAAAGAGGGAAAGTCACGGGTTGTGTAATCCGGCAAGATGGTGGCGGTGGCCTTCCTGagacccaagcggcggcggctTCCCATGGTCTTGTTGGGGAaggttgcatggaaaacaaaacaAATCATACGAAACACCCAAGATCTATTCTatggagatgctagcaacgagaggggagtgtcTACATGCCCTTGTAGATCAAAAGCGTTAACGATCTAGCGATCGTGTACGGCGTAGCTGTACTCCCTTCGCGGTCCAATCTGATCTAGCGGCAAACGAACGACACCTCCGAGATGTGCACACATATGGCTCGGCGATGTCTCCTCCATCTTGATGCAGCAAGGGAGGGTGGAGAGGTAGATGGGATCTAGGCCAGCTTGATGGcacggtggtggtggtggcagcagaACTGCAGCATGGCTTCGCTAAGCGTTTGCGCAGAGGAGATGGGAGGAATTAGGGAGAGGCGGCGACCAAGGGTGGAAGGGCTGTTGCCCCCCGCGCCTCCCCACCTTTATatatgcactagtagaaaacagggctttggttggAGCCTTCCAAGCCCATTAGTCCCAGTTCAATCaagaaccgggacccatggggggcATACGTCCTGGTTCGTGCGCCCAGGGGCCCGGCCGGGCCTCGGAggcatttgtcccggttcatgtGACCCATTTGTCCTGGTTctagccacgaaccgggaccaatgggatCGCTCCTGGCCCACAGCCATTGGTACCGATTcgtgaaccgggaccaatgggactcgctcctggcccacagccattggtcccggttcgtgcctagaaccgagacagaaggggggcctttagtctcggttccagccacaaaccgggaccaatgaggtggctatatatacccctcgcgcGCGAGCAAAGCACTCCACACTGCTCTATTTTTTCTGGCCGGCAAGGGgagagctttgtggtgctctagctcacctcctatgcacacaaggtgttcgatgaaatgcccgagccacactagttaagctttctcctctcgaagctcgacctccaaactccattttccccgagatttgtctagatttagcggtccgtcccatcccgtccccgtcttcaccgccgtcgatcgc containing:
- the LOC125513484 gene encoding uncharacterized protein LOC125513484 isoform X1, which translates into the protein MPSSSPAMATPPPPRPPAQELDLDAFLPSSPASSSASDADADHRRAVDDLLLLLSSSDSEGDDEPTRTPATNLKPLTRIKAPPPPPKPSPPSPLPSPSASPGRSTSASPSATLSSLVSRTFSSNAASSSTSSARPLPSLFRGVRPSPKPGAALAAAAAASRAVLTPHAAAIKSRRTASAPIEKLLDEGSGSGSEASEGILSAGNFEAEEVAEKVSEEVVARVTEEAVGGSAGEELAEDKHGEVGTEENFEPSELLDLGNVDSVAVENANEQEQLGGENLAETYQVGNQIGLVDEENSDEQLSDGNLAEYSEIVDQDGSVSEEKTDDGLEVERSDTDLEEQLESERIIDKVIEERLEISRMAEKNAEKRPKLPMKPLERAEELEKRQASFGQHWEEGAAAQPMHLEGIGKGQPAIGYMQIEVDNPITRAMASPSFRQDHGSPQVLAVHRSYIAMGMSTGSVIIVPSKYSIHQADDTDAKMQFFWNQGEKTQSPVTAMCFNPQGDLLLVGYGDGHMTIWDVQKATAAKVIYGEHTGAVVHVCFIRQSKAITGDSKGLVLLHTFSIIPVINRLTVKGTQRLFDGNTGIVLSACPLLADESFGSGNSSTQGNLPTSSSGGLGSMMGGVVGVDSGWKFFNEGSSPLEDGVTVMFIMHQHALVVRLRTNIDHVDHIENFSRPEGAREGSIAYAAWKYTSPSTDSSLIDEERVSWLALAWDRQVQVAKFVKSKMIRHKDWKLDSAAVGVAWLNDQMLAVLNLKGQLCLFSKDGSELRRTIFILDGFVFDDSILYHTHFSNRFGNPERHFNNSVAVRGATVYILGPSFLTVSRLLPWKERIEALKMAGDWMGALDMAMKLYDGHTQGVVDLPRTVDSIRGAIMPYLVELLLSYIGYVFEYISIALSNHTGKGGAADGLIDADRSLLTQREEQYARVGGVAVEFCVHIGRNDILFDTVFSKFVAAQSGGIFLEVLEPYILKDMLGSLPPEIMQALVEHYSGKGWLQRVEQCILHMDISSLDFNQVVRLCREHGLYGALIYLFNQGLNDFRTPLEELLSVIQNATRKDATSTCYRMLVYLKYCFQGLAFPPGHGRIPRAQLHAVRKELLRFMLEDSKMLTSEVFKGFSSSSGKCPNICYLLWMDTEATLEVVKCAFAQENFESTSSTLDASVSKDEEDTDIQSPDSQNILLQSVVDTIIHIVGLENEAIHSVVVGTAESEESELWPSVNDFGHIIEFVSFFVSHKRANASQRVLKHILKYLTSSTTSYDDKKMPPQKEVLQLFNVVPQTDWNSDYVLNLCLDAHFHQACGMIYTARNQNLAALDSYMKDTMEPYHAFIFINKKLLQLASDEALSFRSTVISRFAELVNLSRECAFVLVIDHFHDEIQQILAELHSDHRSLFLFLKTAIEVHLSGKLDFSELTARNYEIVESLYSGELEDYLQRLSNLPKLFDRNPISMTDKLVELYLEVEVFLVAAHALRDHHPFFVNQIRLLAQLLCQYEPRSVLKFLETFDSYRLERCLLLCLDYGVTDAAAFLQERVGDVASALELVLAGLDEKVNQFIASVENVFSRTSSKSISEIEQPDIVLNMSEARPVLDVLRSSIGLCQRNSQRLDPEESQLHWFQLVDSFSDPLKKLYGSKVVNGKGCWSVGGETTNGHPTGKGFSQKMVNSAYQRCLNTLRRVFSQFVGEIIEAMSGYIPLPAIMAKLLSDNGSQEFGDFKLVIHRMLSMYLYEKRILETAKSVIEDDSFYTLSLLKRGVCHGFAPQTFVCCVCNCSLSKEGAISAVRVFSCGHATHLHCESEQSKSSNKDFKDGCPVCLSMSDTQARNKSPIIAENGLPNYPVVEHEVPYGVHHNHETDHVERSRGLHQMSRFEILNNLQKGQKSFHIETVPPLKLSPPAIYHEKIQKRVSLVGESSRHSVRSEKTQKIWHMKEPKSKKSGNWLPPKSSIFSSDKNQVR